One window of the Sulfitobacter alexandrii genome contains the following:
- a CDS encoding polysaccharide biosynthesis/export family protein, whose translation MRLTVKRCLGILLVTALSACSQLPRGAAVQNEITRNADAPTSDIAVYPVTRAFLPSVQQWPSVGEQRHGWIGSTRGSIAQIIRPGDELAILVWDSGDNSLLTSREQRVATLPDIRVSETGAIFVPYVGKVQVAGRTPESARLLIQRQMEAIVPSAQVQLSMAEGRSNSIDLVGGVKNPGNILMPDQNFTVLGAISAGGGVGNGMQNPQVKLVRGGNIYATSVSRLYENPHLDTRLQGGDKVIIEDDRRYFLSLGAAGREAQHPFNRDQVSALDALAIIGGVNDTRADPQGILVLREYPPSAISAGVRGPRMQRVVFTIDLTTSDGLFSARNFMIQSGDLVLATETNLTDTRTILGLVGSVFGVVGAAGNLSN comes from the coding sequence ATGCGCCTGACAGTCAAACGGTGCCTCGGCATCCTCCTCGTGACTGCGCTTTCCGCCTGTTCCCAGCTGCCACGCGGCGCTGCCGTCCAGAACGAGATCACGCGCAATGCCGACGCGCCGACCTCGGACATCGCGGTGTATCCCGTGACCCGTGCCTTCCTGCCCAGCGTACAGCAATGGCCCAGCGTCGGCGAACAGCGGCACGGCTGGATCGGAAGCACCCGCGGTTCCATCGCCCAGATCATCCGGCCCGGCGACGAATTGGCGATCCTCGTCTGGGACAGCGGAGACAACTCGCTCCTGACGTCGCGCGAACAGCGGGTCGCGACCCTGCCCGACATCCGTGTGTCCGAAACGGGTGCGATCTTCGTGCCCTACGTGGGCAAGGTGCAGGTTGCGGGCCGCACCCCCGAAAGCGCCCGATTGCTGATTCAGCGCCAGATGGAGGCGATCGTGCCATCGGCGCAGGTCCAGCTTTCCATGGCAGAAGGGCGCAGCAACTCAATCGACCTCGTGGGTGGGGTGAAGAATCCCGGCAACATCCTGATGCCTGACCAGAATTTCACCGTTCTAGGCGCGATATCCGCGGGAGGCGGCGTGGGCAACGGCATGCAAAACCCGCAGGTGAAGCTGGTTCGGGGTGGCAACATCTATGCCACCTCCGTCAGCCGACTCTACGAGAACCCGCACCTCGACACACGCCTTCAGGGCGGCGACAAGGTCATCATCGAAGACGACAGGCGGTATTTCCTGTCGCTGGGCGCAGCGGGCCGCGAAGCGCAGCATCCGTTCAACCGCGATCAGGTTTCGGCGCTGGACGCGCTGGCGATCATCGGGGGCGTGAACGACACCCGCGCCGATCCGCAGGGCATCCTTGTCCTGCGCGAGTATCCGCCTTCCGCGATCAGCGCCGGCGTGCGCGGCCCCCGGATGCAGCGGGTCGTCTTTACCATCGACCTCACGACGTCCGACGGCCTTTTCTCGGCGAGAAACTTCATGATCCAGTCCGGCGATCTCGTCCTCGCGACGGAAACCAATCTCACCGATACCCGCACGATTCTCGGTCTCGTCGGATCCGTCTTCGGCGTGGTGGGCGCCGCCGGCAACCTGTCGAACTGA